A single Kryptolebias marmoratus isolate JLee-2015 linkage group LG16, ASM164957v2, whole genome shotgun sequence DNA region contains:
- the apom gene encoding apolipoprotein M, producing MLAEAWSYFLYFYTFLHQLMVPCSNPEQLLVNSDNWQQYLGRWHFQAAVSRRDADIHKFKALDSVVFTIEDAANDTLVLTGHMRMGDNCLKQIWTYHIQPGSEDLLLEGRPQRRNLLWSGTWAACSDCIIFQEVEPPLRETDSEDSLNRYMLYARQKDVNSNVMTTFFKNSACRNLKESVRLAQEKEFCH from the exons ATGCTGGCCGAAGCCTGGTCCtatttcctgtatttttatACGTTTTTACATCAGCTGATGGTTCCCTGCAGTAACCCTGAGCAGCTGCTTGTGAACTCTGACAACTGGCAGCAG TATCTGGGAAGATGGCACTTCCAGGCAGCTGTCAGCCGCAGAGACGCTGACATCCACAAGTTCAAAGCGTTGGACAGCGTTGTCTTCACCATCGAGGACGCAGCCAACGACACTCTGGTCCTGACTGGACACATGCGCAT gggagACAACTGCCTGAAGCAGATCTGGACGTATCACATCCAGCCAGGGAGTGAGGACCTTCTGCTGGAGG GAAGGCCGCAGCGCAGAAACCTGCTCTGGAGCGGCACGTGGGCCGCCTGCTCCGACTGCATCATCTTCCAGGAAGTGGAGCCACCTCTGAGAGAGACCGACTCCGAGGACTCGCTCAACAGATACATGCTGTATG CTCGACAGAAAGACGTCAACTCCAACGTCATGACgacgttttttaaaaactcgGCCTGCCGTAACCTGAAGGAGAGCGTCAGACTAGCTCAGGAAAAAG AGTTTTGTCACTAG
- the glrx3 gene encoding glutaredoxin 3: MANFVEATSQQQFEEFLSRAGKNLTVVHFQAEWAPQCGQMNDVMAELAKERARTTFVRLEAESVPEVSEKYEISSVPTFLFFKAGEKVDRLDGAHAAELTKKVQRLAVSGSPEHGGAAGGADLNQRLKKLINAGPCMLFMKGSPQEPRCGFSRQIVALLKEHNIQFSSFDILSDEEVRQGLKTFSKWPTYPQLYVNGELVGGLDIVKELAASGELENTCPKAVTLEHRLKTIINQSPVMLFMKGNKEAARCGYSRQTLEILNETGLDYDTFDILQDEEVRQGLKTYSNWPTYPQLYVKGEMIGGLDIIKELKESGELVSVLKGES, translated from the coding sequence ATGGCGAATTTCGTGGAGGCGACGAGCCAACAGCAGTTTGAAGAGTTCCTCTCCAGAGCCGGGAAGAACCTGACCGTGGTGCACTTCCAGGCGGAATGGGCTCCTCAGTGCGGGCAGATGAACGACGTGATGGCCGAGCTGGCCAAAGAGCGCGCGCGCACCACGTTCGTCCGGCTGGAAGCGGAGTCCGTCCCGGAGGTGTCGGAGAAGTATGAGATCTCCTCGGTGCCAACTTTCCTCTTCTTCAAGGCAGGGGAGAAGGTGGACCGCCTGGACGGGGCGCACGCTGCGGAGCTGACCAAGAAGGTCCAGCGCCTGGCGGTGTCCGGGAGTCCGGAGCACGGGGGGGCCGCCGGGGGGGCCGACCTGAACCAGCGGCTGAAGAAGCTGATCAACGCGGGGCCCTGCATGCTGTTCATGAAGGGCTCCCCGCAGGAGCCCCGCTGCGGCTTCAGCAGGCAGATCGTGGCGCTGCTGAAGGAGCACAACATCCAGTTCAGCAGCTTCGACATCCTGTCAGACGAGGAGGTCCGACAGGGGCTGAAGACCTTCTCCAAGTGGCCCACCTACCCCCAGCTGTACGTGAACGGGGAGCTGGTGGGCGGCCTGGACATCGTGAAGGAGCTGGCTGCCTCCGGGGAGCTGGAGAACACCTGCCCCAAGGCCGTGACCCTGGAGCACCGCCTGAAGACCATCATCAACCAGAGTCCGGTCATGCTCTTCATGAAGGGCAACAAGGAGGCCGCCAGGTGTGGCTACAGCAGGCAGACCCTGGAGATCCTGAACGAGACCGGGCTGGACTATGACACCTTTGACATCCTGCAGGATGAAGAGGTGCGTCAGGGGCTCAAGACTTACTCCAACTGGCCCACGTACCCCCAGCTGTACGTGAAAGGGGAGATGATCGGGGGCTTGGACATAAtcaaggagctgaaggagagcggggagctggtgtccgtGCTGAAGGGGGAGTCCTAG